The stretch of DNA tgaaGCTCTTCTCAATACATAAAAGAAAATCTGTTTTgaagataaataaaaagatcCCCTGAAATTAATAAAGTAGCTCCCATTAAAAggaaatataaaaacatttagcaaaacaaatttattaatcTGATAGTCTCTCTTCCCACCTAATACCTAAGCTTctttactccttttttttttgtaatttaatttttggttctaTCCTTGTTGTCTCTATTAAGTTATTAACGCTCATCTTTCACCTCAATCCAAAGCTCCAAATCGAAGCaatcttcttcactctcctACAAACCCTAATTCGATGCAATTGCTGCAATCTCCACCTTAATCTCCCTTTATCCATCCATGGATCCATAAAATCTCTGTAAAACTCACAAATAGGTGTTTCAAATTCGAACCGGAGAAATAcgataagaaacaaaaaaaaatgccgAGCGTTGGTGTGAAGCTCTACAGTGTCTTCTTCAAGTTCCTTTTGAAACACCGTTTACAGAACCGGATTCAATCTTCGGGTGACGAATCGTCCTCGGATCCGTTCGGTGTCACGACCCGACCCGAAGAATCCGTCGCTGCTCCTAATCCGTTATTCACCGACGGTGTTGCGACTAAAGACATTCATATCGATCCGTTAACTTCTTTATCCGTACGGATTTTTCTACCTGAATCTGCTCTTACGCCTCTGGAACCGAGCACCTCTGCCGCTGGCGTGCATTCCGGTAAGGCTCGAAATCTCAACAACCTCGCCGGATCGGATCTTCTTATTAGGAGAAACAGCTTAGGTTCGTCTAATTCGTTGTTGTCTCACAAGGTAGAATCTAGGAGGAACAGTTACGGTTGCACCACCACTGGTTCGTCATCCCCTGAAGCAGGATCCTCCTCCGACGTGTACAGAGGATACTCACCGGCGTCGTCGGGTGGAAACTCTAGAAAACTTCCTGTGATGTTGCAGTTCCACGGTGGTGGATGGGTGAGTGGAAGTAACGACTCAGTGGCTAATGATTTCTTTTGTAGAAGAATGGCCAAGCATTGTGATATCATTGTCTTGGCCGTCGGGTACAGGCTTGCACCTGAGAACCGGNGACGTGTACAGAGGATACTCACCGTCGTCGTCGGGTGGAAACTCTAGAAAACTTCCTGTGATGTTGCAGTTCCACGGTGGTGGATGGGTGAGTGGAAGTAACGACTCAGTGGCTAATGATTTCTTTTGTAGAAGAATGGCCAAGCATTGTGATATCATTGTCTTGGCCGTCGGGTACAGGCTTGCACCTGAGAACCGGTATCCAGCGGCGTATGAGGACGGGTTCAAGGTGTTGAAATGGCTGGGGAAGCAGGCGAATTTGGCGGAATGTAATAAGTCCATGGGAAATTCGCGGCGAACCGGAGGGGAGGTGAAGAAATCAGAAGTTAATAAGCATATCGTTGATGCTTTTGGTGCATCATTGGTGGAACCTTGGCTCGCAACTCATGCTGATCCCTCGAGGTAAAAACAATGACTTTCCATTTGCATTGCCTATCACATTTAGGGAAATGTTGATTCTTGTTTAGGTAGTGAAACTAGTGAAAGAGCCTAGAATTTGTTAGAACTTAGAAACGAATGTGTGTGTGTTCCTGCCTGCCTGAACATCTAGGCTTTAATGTTGATCTTTGGTCTGTGGTCTACTTGTGGTAGAGTTCAATTAATTATAGTGTTGTTTCTTGGTAGTGATCTACGAAacttctgttgctgcttctccTCTTATCCATTGGCCCctgaaatgatgatttgtttgatcTTCATTGATCTCTCTTGGGCTGCGCATGTTAGATGTGTAAACTCAATCCTTTTAATTTCGCGAACCTTCTTGGAATTGAATTAGCACGCTTGttttttgatggaaaaaaacatatgcTTAGGAGTCAGTTTCTTGAACATGCGCTTGGGTTGTCAATTGTTTATTCATATCGTATGTCACACCAAAAATCTTTATTCTATGTTTTAGTGCTCACTGCTTTCACGTAACTTAAGGAGTTTGCTTCCATTAATGTTGTTCTCTTCTTGGTTCTTAAGAACTCCTAAGGATAATGAACTTAGATCCCAGCTGAGTATTCAGAGATGAATTTTTGTAGATCGTTGCTTTCATGTGATTCAGGTGAAACAAAATCTTACTGAGTTCTGTGACATCTCAAAATTTGAAACTTCAGATGTGTGCTTCTTGGTGTGAGCTGTGGTGCCAACATAGCAGACTACGTAGCACGCAAAGCCATTGAAGTTGGTCAAAATCTAGACCCTGTCAAGGTTGTGGCTCAAGTCCTAATGTACCCGTTCTTCATCGGTAGTGTTCCCACACAATCTGAGATCAAACAGGCAAACTCATACTTCTACGACAAAGCCATGTGCATTCTCGCATGGAAGCTTTTCTTGTCAGAAGAAGAATTCAGCTTGGACCACCCGGCAGCAAACCCGCTCGTTCCAGGCCGAGGTCCCCCTCTCAAATTCATGCCACCAACACTAACTATTGTAGCAGAGCATGACTGGATGAGAGACCGGGCCATTGCTTACTCAGAAGAGTTAAGGAAAGTCAATGTAGATGCTCCCGTGCTAGAGTACAAAGATGCGGTTCATGAGTTTGCAACCCTCGACATGCTTCTTAGGACTCCGCAAGCTCAGGCTTGTGCAGAAGATATTGCAATCTGGGTCAAGAAATACATCTCACTCCGTGGCCACGAGTTCTCATACTAGTTGTTCACCGGAAACTCGATGTGGCAAAAAGAGGTGAACGGAAAGTAAACCGTGTTTTTACCGGTTCTGGTTTCTCCAAGAAGTAAAAGAGGTGAGCCGAAAGTAAACCGGGATTTTTCGGGGTTTGTTGTTTCTATCaggaagccaaaaaaaaagccAAGCGAGAGGTTCTCTCTCTGAGTAGAgtagtttagactttagagagGTGTTACTTTGTGAGATGGGTCGAGTGGAAGAGACTCTGTTGTCTCGGGGTATTTCCCGTATATTAGTAAACTATATACATCcgttcttctcttttattaagagatcatgcttttgttttgtatattatCGTAACGATCGTCCATTTTGGTTATCCAAACCAAACGAAATGCAGACCAAGAAGTTTGATCTGTGTACCATAtcttattttgaattatttgattcataaggtttttaaaaaaaaaattatagtccCAAAAGTGTGATTATTGCATTCCTTCTCTTTTCAACGTTATGTTCAATATGAGGTTTGGATCAAAGTTTATTTTTAGTAACATTTTGAATTCTCAAAACTAGTCATGTACATTTTGGTTCTTCTCAACTGATTATTCCTATATTAGACTGGTAAAattatttgagaaaaaaaaaaaaaaaagactggtAAAATTATTACTCGGTTACTCCTCCAAGTCCAACTCTTAACAACCAGAAATATGTGGAATTCAGTTTCGGCTATTCACAGTATATGTTATTTTGGTAATTatggagttttttttggtaagtattgataattttaaaaacttcaaataatTTGGACTTTTTTTTGACCCAAACATAAAACGGGTTTCTGTATATTGCTGGTAAATTCAGATCTAACTTACCTTCAACTGGTTGAGAACATGATACTAAACAATGGTCCCTCCATTCCTTTTGTAAAATGTTTTGTAAATCttaaaatacttattttctttataaaaatcactgaaatttaaatctttataaaaattacTCCCTCTGTCCCATTAATAGACTTTTTggcaaaattaaataaataataaatattttataatttataaaaaaattcaaccaatagAATAAAATACTGCATATTCaagtagatatatttttttttcggatTCAAGTAGATATTATGTATACTATTAAGCAAGAAAACTtgataaaatctattaaaatagaacaaacaaaaaaattgaaaaaaaatctatataattgGCGAGAGGGTAGGGAGTATCATTAAAGagttatattttaatacatttgaattttacatagaaaataatacttaaaagttcttgaggaaaaagaaaaaaatatacatccTAAAAATTGATTGATATTCGAAAATATCCTATAATTTAATGCAGACtgaaatttaaaagttaaaaaaacaaacgttCAAGATTAGACTATAATTCTAGTTCTCATTCGTATATATCCGCTCTTCTAAAACGACGTTTCATCATTGGTAACTTTAGGCCCATATAGTCCAAATACAGCCCAATTAGCTAAATTTAACTCAACTGCACCCGAACCTGGATCCGATTAACGCAGGATCTCCGATTTATTCTCCCTCCTCGATTTCAGTGAGGAGCCTGACCTCCGTCGCACCGTGCTACCATACCTTCTTAAACCGCCGGTTCTAATTTCCCTGGACATCGCGTAGTGTCTTCTCACCATCTTCTTAACCGGTTAGTTTCTTACTCGTATTCTGAAATCACACGCCCCAAATGATTTAAAAACTCATCGATATTACCAAATTAAGCTCTTATTAGCTTAGCATTAATGGCGAGatccaaactaaaaaaatgtttccATTTTGCTCATCCCTTAAACTACTGTTACTATATTAAGCTTCTTCCATTTTggatctcattttttttttgtccactaTATTATTAAGTTTCCTGATATGTATCGTTTCAGTTTTTGTTCTGTGTAATTTGGTGCATAAACTGATTTGAGATCTAATGCTAGTATagtggaattttttttggttgttaatAAAATTTGGGATACTCTCACTACTAGACTCAACAACATTTACTGTTTATGGTTCTTCACTTGTGTGAATCTATTGGATACTTAAAAAGGTTTATGCATTCTTGTTTTAGGAGCTATATGCTTTgtttgattctctgtttttattttatttttatgataagTGATTATGATGATCACATTGGTCTGTTTAATGAATTGGTCTGACACCTCTTAAGCTAGTTATTCGcttaatttatcaatttttcTCTTAAGCCTATGTTTACTAAAAAAGTTATAAGTTAATTCtatgtttaaaaagaaaaacaaaactcaagcTAGTATAATCTCCCACGAAagctctctctccctctctctttacCTCTGTACTCACAGATCTATCCTCAGTTATACAACAACCACAGAGATCAAGGAAACAAGAGCATTTTCACTCTAATCGGATTTTTACTTTCCCCCCTGGTACTCTTGAAAGCTTATAAATTGTAGATTTAGGAAGTTTTCACAGGAATCGACGGGGAGAGAGAACAGTGAAAAACCCTACTGATTTGAGATCTAAAGCTGATTAATGTACAGCTgagattttatttggttttgagCTTTACTGTTTATGGTTCTTCACTTGTGTGATTCAGTTtgatactcaaaaaaaaaaaaatcgatttatTCTTGTTTTAGGAGCTCTATACTTTgtttgattctctgtttttttttttataaaaaaattattatgagcGAGTTTAATCACATTTGGCATGTTTTTATGCAGAGATATATACGATTGAGATGCGTGATGTAAGATTTGCTATGAGCAGCCAATGCGTTAGACCAAGGCTGAGGATAGTTGGCGTTGTGATTTTAGCGGCATGGATTGGGCTTACggctttgtttggtttgcttAAACCTATAAAGAATGGTTGTATTATGACTTACATGTATCCCACTTACATTCCTATCTCTGTGACGGACGATGCAACTCCTGGAAGATATGGACTCTATCTTTACCACGAAGGTTGGAGAAAGATTGACTTTAAGGAGCACCTTAACAAACTTAGTGGAGTTCCAGTTCTTTTCATTCCAGGCAATGCTGGTAGCTACAAGCAGGTAAGGATCACTATAATAGCTGAAGTTGGAAATTCCTTAACTAGCAGTTTTCAATGTTATTGTCGAGCCAGTTGTTTTCTTTTACTCCAGAATAATGTAATATACCCCGATTCTGTTGGGAGCTTGTCTCTAGGTTACATATACCAGCCTCCTTATATCCCCTGTGATGTATATTGTTCATGCAGGTCAGGTCTGTGGCAGCAGAATCTGATAGAGCATATCAGGGTGGTCCATTTGAGCGCACATTTTATCAGGAAGCTTCTCTCTTCCGTGGGGGCGGTGCAGATACAGAGTCTGTAGACTATGATTTGCCTAGTCAATACAGCAACAGACTAGATTGGTTTGCTGTGGATCTTGAAGGTGAACATTCTGCAATGGATGGTCGCATTCTTGAGGAGCACACTGAATATGTCGTATATGCCATTCATAGGGTGGGAATTATAGCTTAGCTTCATTCCCTTCACGAAATTCTTAACTAAAAGTACAgaacaatattatttaaattgttaattGCTGGGTATATAGATGCTCTTGTGCGTGGGAACTTCTTTTCCCAAGTTTCATCAAGCAATGTTCTCGAAGATAACAGAACATATAGCTTGGAGTCTTGTTTTCAATTAAGTTTATCTCTATTTGATCCTTTATTCTATCCACTTATCTTCTTCAGATTCTAGATCAATATAAGGAATCTCATGATaccagagaaagagaaggtGCTGCTGTGTCTAGTAACTTACCAGATAATGTGATACTTGTTGGCCATTCTATGGGTGGTTTTGTTGCCAGAGCTGCTGCAGTCCATCCTCGTTTGCGGAAATCAGCTGTGCAAACCATCCTAACACTCTCAAGTCCACACCAGTAAGTCCTCTCAATGCTTAACAAGTGTTAACGCCAAAAAAACATGGTTTAGGTTTTTATGTGTCTAATTTCATCCAGATCACCTCCTCTGGGATTGCAGCCATCCTTGGGGCATTACTTTGCTCAAGTGAATCACGAATGGAAAAAAGGGTATGAAGTTCAAACATCTCCTGGGGGAAGTTATGTGTCTGACCCGTTACTATCCGGAGTTGTTGTTGTATCCATTGCCGGTGGCTACAATGACTATCAGGTCTAAAAAATATCCACCagtattttggtttattttgttgtttggttcaTTCTTTATGTCTTGATTCTTTCTTTGATTATATGTTAGTTCCAGTGTATGAGATTTGAACTGTTCTTAACGCTTAAGATTTTCCCGTTTCTCTCAGGTTCGATCAAAGTTAGAGTCACTTGATGGCATTGTCCCTTCAAGTCATGGCTTTATGATAAGTAGTACAAGCATGAAAAACGTGTGGCTGTCAATGGAGCATCAAGCTATTTTGTGGTGTAATCAATTGGTTGTTCAAGTAGGTAAAAATTCCCTAATTTGTAATCTGGAAAATGCCATGTTCAgtgaattttgaaatttcgCATGCCATGCAGGTTTCACATACGCTTCTTAGTTTGGTGGACTCGAAAACTAGTCAGCCATTTTCTGATACTGAAAAGAGACTTTGGGTTTTAACCCGAATGCTTCAAAGTGCATTAGCTCAAAGTTTCAATGGAATGACACCCATGAAAGTCTCTCATGAGTTAGCCATGGTGGCCTCAAAGGGTATGAATACCATCTCTACCCTGAAGATATGTATATCTTGTTTTGTCAGAGTATAAGTCCTCAACGAAAGGAGATAgtaatttcttatatttaagTTATAAGCTTGTCTGATCTTGAGGGTGATTAACATCTATCAGTATATGTTGTCAAGTAGTGAAAATATAGCTGGAGGTATCTTTTATCTGTCAAACAGTTTTCTAGGCAATGGCTAATTATGAAAAATGTCATTAGGTGTCCTTATTACTGTGGGTTCATGTATTCTCTTAATATtctgtttttattctttccagGCTCTGAATCACAACTCTCTACGTGTCCCCTGGATTGGAAGGATGATGCTCTCGATAGGgatctatatatacaaacgaGTACTGTTACGATTTTGGCAATGGACGGGAGAAGGCGCTGGTTGGACATAGAGTTATTGGTCTGTGCTGATAGTACTCCCTTGGGGATGTGATTTTAGACCTATATATCACTACAATGTCAATATCAATCTCGCATGACACATTTTCTGTACAATAGGGGTCAAATGGAAAGAACCACTTTATCTTTGTTACAAATCTGGCGCCTTGTTCTGGAGTAAGACTCCATCTATGGCCTGAGAAGgagaaatcaaattcaaatttaccGGTTTGTGAAAGGGTCGTAGAAGTTACATCAAAGATGGTTCTCATCCCTGCAGGCCCTGCACCAAAACAGGTGAATATATACACTGTCTGCTAAAGTAATTTAGGATATCAGTTACAACATTGCGAGATTTGTCTCCACGCATATTTCCTTTGTGCATGTTCTCTTCACATTTTCAAAAGGAAAGAAGGTCAGTTAAGCATTTTCATTAACTAGATTTCTCTGTGTATATGTTTACTAGTCAGAACCAGGGAGTCAGACCGAACAAGCTCCCCCATCTGCAGTGCTGAAGCTGGGGCCTGAAGAAATGCGCGGATTCAGATTCTTGACTATCTCAGTTGCGCCTCGCGAAGTATTTTCTCACCTTGATACATTTGCCTTTTTTCAAATTCAGTAGTTTTTGAATGAAAAAAGCGTGTAACTGGAATCAGACCTTCTCTTGCACAGGCCATTTCTGGTAAACCTCCTGTAGCAGTTTCCATGGCAGTAGGGCAGTTCTTTAATCCTGAAGAAGGGGCCGTGGAGGTCTCATCTCAATCAATGCTCTTATCCACTTACTGGGCAAAGGTTATCATTCTGAAAAGAGACCACACTCTCCCCTTGTATCTCCAATGCTTTGAAATTAAGCTAAGTGAAATCATTGGTTAACTGATTATTCAGTTTTGGATTAATTTTCTGCAGGAAATATTTTTGAAGGAGGACCATCCTCTAGCTTACAACTTATCGTTTGCTACCAGCTTAGGTCTATTGCCCACAACGCTGTCCCTGAAAACTGCTGGCTGTGGCATTAACACTTTTGGTTTACCAGATGGCGAGACAGGAGACTTGGACAAGGATAGTGAGTATTCCAAACCTCTCTTGAATCGTAGAGATTTTTATTTCTGTAGCTTTTATCTCATAGTTTTGTCATTTAATCTTCTAGTCAGCATCTGCCTAGATTTCCAGTTCTTGTGGAATAATACATTAGTCTTCGGTTCGTAAACATAAAAATTTGCATTCCCCTATCTGAGTTGTAAATCTCATCATTGTTCAATTTTCAGAGCTCTGCAAATTGCGTTGTTTCCCACCTGTTGCTCTTGCCTGGGATTCTGCTTCTGGACTTCACGTTTTTGCAAATATCTACAGTGAGACAATAGTTATTGATTCATCACCAGCTCTTTGGAGTTCTCAGAGTTCTGAGAAAACTACCGTTATGCTACtggtcagatttttttttagaaaaagctAGTCTGTTATTCTCACTGAAACAGAGAACTCAAATGTTTCTTCTGTTTCCATGCCCTTCTACAGGTTGACCCTCATTGCTCATACACTGCAAGTGTTCATGTCTCTGCTCCAGCCATGTCCAGCAGATTTGTACTTCTGTATGGTCCTCAGGTATCTTTATCCTTAACCCCTTGAGTATCAGATGTGCACAGTCACATGATACTAATTATGCATGTAACGTGCTATGAAATTATTACAGTGCATGAGACTTGCCGCAAGACTTCCTCTCCAAACTTGATTACCATTTGTTTCTTAAATACGAGATTGCTTTTTTCACGAGGGATTGAACATTTCTTCACGTGGCGTCTGATATTGCAGATAGTTGGCTTCTCATTTGCCGTCACAGTGTTCGCTCTTATGCGGCAAGCTAATCAATGGGACAACAAACTATCAGTGCCACCATTGCTTTCTGCTGTAGAGTACAATTTAGAAATGCCATCTCCATTTCTGCTACTAGCTGCTTTACCTCTTATAATTTCATTGTTCTACTCCTTCCTAATGGCTCAACCATTCCCTCCCCTCACAAGCTTCACAGTGGTCTCGTTGATCTGTTTTTTGATGGCCAATGCCTTCATCAGTCTGTTAATTATCGTCTCCAGATTTGCGTTTCAAGCGTCGGCCCTTGTCCACACCACTGTTAAATCAAGGTAATTGCTTTGCTTTCATCACTTTTTTTGGTTCAATCCAAAAACTACTCACCGCTGTCCAGAAATAACTGAATAAGTGTCAATTTGTTGCAGGTGCCAAGCTTTGGAACGAAACTATTCTCTTGCTTTCCTTCATTGGTTTTCTATAATTTCTTCCAGTTTCGTCTGTTTAAAGGTTTGCTTTTCGATTCTGTCCTTTACCTAAAAGCCATCTAATATTAACCGCATGTTGTCCTTGCTTAGCATTGAAATATAGGCTTTTAGTTTATCATCAAAATGAGGTACTGAGATTCTGTTTCTTAAAGCAGGCAGTCCGAATTCTGAAGCTCAACACAACGATTGTTATGACACTAGTCGCAGTTACCTTGGTGTCCTTTCTTCATCCAGCTTTGGGTCTTTTTGTACTCCTCGCCTCTCATGTTCTTTGCTGCCATAACTCCATGTGCTGGTACGCAAGCTTTCTATCTTTTCAAATATTGTCATGTGAGATAGGAAGATGCCTCAAAATTACATAGAAAAACATCAATCAGAAATCGGTAAGAGGCAACTAAAGCTGAtggtaattttcattttttttgttatggaaGTATCGTGATGGCATCGAGGAGAAAGGAATCagtgaaccaaaaaaatgaagacgAGCGTAAAACACGACATCCCTCAAGCAGAGAGGATCCCGTATCAGGAGATTTGTCTGAAAAGTCATTCATTGAGACACAAGCAGACATCTTCAACCACAGGCACGGCCTACTAATATTGCATCTCCTAGCAGCTTTGATGTTCGTACCCTCTCTTGCCGCTTGGTTCCAGGTACGTTTTCCATGTCCATATTCAGGCATTCTTAGATTTAAAAATCTGATTGACTCTATTGAACTAGTGAAAGTGCTTTGTTTTGCGGTTTACTACTTGAGTTTTATTATGTCTTTTTAGCTTATGCCAATAGGCCCGATACCTGGAAAAAAAGAAGGCTTGATTGATGTTTAATGGAATTTTTTGTAGCGGATCGGAACAGGACAAAGCTTCCCTTGGTTTGCTGACTCTGCTCTTTGCGTTGGTGTAATTTTCCATGGAATACTGAACTCGAGACCCGAGTCTAGCAGCCTTCGCTCTTTCCCATTTCTCTCAGGACACCAACTCGGTCCCCATCACATCTATCTTCTCGCCGGCTACTACTGCTTCTTCTCTGGGCTAGAGTTGGCTCCATACAAAGTGTTTTATGCGATAGCTGCTTTAGGCTATATCTCTTTGGCTCTTAAGATCTCGCAGGTGAACAAGAACGACCTTCGTTTCCGTACCAAAAGCAGAATACACAGAAACTGAGTTTTACAGTCGCATGATANNNNNNNNNNNNNNNNNNNNNNNNNNNNNNNNNNNNNNNNNNNNNNNNNNNNNNNNNNNNNNNNNNNNNNNNNNNNNNNNNNNNNNNNNNNNNNNNNNNNNNNNNNNNNNNNNNNNNNNNNNNNNNNNNNNNNNNNNNNNNNNNNNNNNNNNNNNNNNNNNNNNNNNNNNNNNNNNNNNNNNNNNNNNNNNNNNNNNNNNNNNNNNNNNNNNNNNNNNNNNNNNNNNNNNNNNNNNNNNNNNNNNNNNNNNNNNNNNNNNNNNNNNNNNNNNNNNNNNNNNNNNNNNNNNNNNNNNNNNNNNNNNNNNNNNNNNNNNNNNNNNNNNNNNNNNNNNNNNNNNNNNNNNNNNNNNNNNNNNNNNNNNNNNNNNNNNNNNNNNNNNNNNNNNNNNNNNNNNNNNNNNNNNNNNNNNNNNNNNNNNNNNNNNNNNNNNNNNNNNNNNNNNNNNNNNNNNNNNNNNNNNNNNNNNNNNNNAATTTCTTGTAGAGGATCGGAACAGGACAAAGCTTCCCTTGGTTTGCTGACTCTGCTCTTTGCGTTGGTGTAATTTTCCATGGAATACTGAACTCGAGACCCGAGTCTAGCAGCCTTCGCTCTTTCCCATTTCTCTCAGGACACCAACTCGGTCCCCATCACATCTATCTTCTCGCCGGCTACTACTGCTTCTTCTCTGGGCTAGAGTTGGCTCCATACAAAGTGTTTTATGCGATAGCTGCTTTAGGCTATATCTCTTTGGTTCTTAAGATCTCGCAGGTGAACAAGAACGACCTTCGTTTCCGTACCAAAAGCAGAATACACAGAAACTGAGTTTTACAGTCGCATGATAGCGCACATTTATGTGACCCACAAATAGCGACTCGACCCTAAACGCtcgaagattttattttcaatcgGTCAGGTGGGTTGATTAGGAAATATAGAAATGAAGTCAGGAGAGTTTTGTTGCCGTTTCAAACTTCTCCAAGAAGAACATTAATTAGGATTTGTTTTATTGTGTTGTACCtgtcttgtgttgttgttttgtatttctctcttttatgtatgttattaCTAGGAGCACGATTACGGTTGAACCTGACTACTATGAtaaattttgtatgattttttggTCATAGGTCAGTCGAGAGATTATATCCAATGTTTTTGATCGGTGTATT from Camelina sativa cultivar DH55 chromosome 9, Cs, whole genome shotgun sequence encodes:
- the LOC104710555 gene encoding uncharacterized protein LOC104710555 isoform X3 translates to MRDVRFAMSSQCVRPRLRIVGVVILAAWIGLTALFGLLKPIKNGCIMTYMYPTYIPISVTDDATPGRYGLYLYHEGWRKIDFKEHLNKLSGVPVLFIPGNAGSYKQVRSVAAESDRAYQGGPFERTFYQEASLFRGGGADTESVDYDLPSQYSNRLDWFAVDLEGEHSAMDGRILEEHTEYVVYAIHRILDQYKESHDTREREGAAVSSNLPDNVILVGHSMGGFVARAAAVHPRLRKSAVQTILTLSSPHQSPPLGLQPSLGHYFAQVNHEWKKGYEVQTSPGGSYVSDPLLSGVVVVSIAGGYNDYQVRSKLESLDGIVPSSHGFMISSTSMKNVWLSMEHQAILWCNQLVVQVSHTLLSLVDSKTSQPFSDTEKRLWVLTRMLQSALAQSFNGMTPMKVSHELAMVASKGSESQLSTCPLDWKDDALDRDLYIQTSTVTILAMDGRRRWLDIELLGSNGKNHFIFVTNLAPCSGVRLHLWPEKEKSNSNLPVCERVVEVTSKMVLIPAGPAPKQSEPGSQTEQAPPSAVLKLGPEEMRGFRFLTISVAPREAISGKPPVAVSMAVGQFFNPEEGAVEVSSQSMLLSTYWAKEIFLKEDHPLAYNLSFATSLGLLPTTLSLKTAGCGINTFGLPDGETGDLDKDKLCKLRCFPPVALAWDSASGLHVFANIYSETIVIDSSPALWSSQSSEKTTVMLLVDPHCSYTASVHVSAPAMSSRFVLLYGPQIVGFSFAVTVFALMRQANQWDNKLSVPPLLSAVEYNLEMPSPFLLLAALPLIISLFYSFLMAQPFPPLTSFTVVSLICFLMANAFISLLIIVSRFAFQASALVHTTVKSRCQALERNYSLAFLHWFSIISSSFVCLKAVRILKLNTTIVMTLVAVTLVSFLHPALGLFVLLASHVLCCHNSMCCIVMASRRKESVNQKNEDERKTRHPSSREDPVSGDLSEKSFIETQADIFNHRHGLLILHLLAALMFVPSLAAWFQRIGTGQSFPWFADSALCVGVIFHGILNSRPESSSLRSFPFLSGHQLGPHHIYLLAGYYCFFSGLELAPYKVFYAIAALGYISLALKISQVNKNDLRFRTKSRIHRN
- the LOC104710555 gene encoding uncharacterized protein LOC104710555 isoform X2 translates to MRDVRFAMSSQCVRPRLRIVGVVILAAWIGLTALFGLLKPIKNGCIMTYMYPTYIPISVTDDATPGRYGLYLYHEGWRKIDFKEHLNKLSGVPVLFIPGNAGSYKQVRSVAAESDRAYQGGPFERTFYQEASLFRGGGADTESVDYDLPSQYSNRLDWFAVDLEGEHSAMDGRILEEHTEYVVYAIHRILDQYKESHDTREREGAAVSSNLPDNVILVGHSMGGFVARAAAVHPRLRKSAVQTILTLSSPHQSPPLGLQPSLGHYFAQVNHEWKKGYEVQTSPGGSYVSDPLLSGVVVVSIAGGYNDYQVRSKLESLDGIVPSSHGFMISSTSMKNVWLSMEHQAILWCNQLVVQVSHTLLSLVDSKTSQPFSDTEKRLWVLTRMLQSALAQSFNGMTPMKVSHELAMVASKGSESQLSTCPLDWKDDALDRDLYIQTSTVTILAMDGRRRWLDIELLGSNGKNHFIFVTNLAPCSGVRLHLWPEKEKSNSNLPVCERVVEVTSKMVLIPAGPAPKQSEPGSQTEQAPPSAVLKLGPEEMRGFRFLTISVAPREAISGKPPVAVSMAVGQFFNPEEGAVEVSSQSMLLSTYWAKEIFLKEDHPLAYNLSFATSLGLLPTTLSLKTAGCGINTFGLPDGETGDLDKDKLCKLRCFPPVALAWDSASGLHVFANIYSETIVIDSSPALWSSQSSEKTTVMLLVDPHCSYTASVHVSAPAMSSRFVLLYGPQIVGFSFAVTVFALMRQANQWDNKLSVPPLLSAVEYNLEMPSPFLLLAALPLIISLFYSFLMAQPFPPLTSFTVVSLICFLMANAFISLLIIVSRFAFQASALVHTTVKSRCQALERNYSLAFLHWFSIISSSFVCLKQAVRILKLNTTIVMTLVAVTLVSFLHPALGLFVLLASHVLCCHNSMCCIVMASRRKESVNQKNEDERKTRHPSSREDPVSGDLSEKSFIETQADIFNHRHGLLILHLLAALMFVPSLAAWFQRIGTGQSFPWFADSALCVGVIFHGILNSRPESSSLRSFPFLSGHQLGPHHIYLLAGYYCFFSGLELAPYKVFYAIAALGYISLVLKISQVNKNDLRFRTKSRIHRN
- the LOC104710555 gene encoding uncharacterized protein LOC104710555 isoform X1, which translates into the protein MRDVRFAMSSQCVRPRLRIVGVVILAAWIGLTALFGLLKPIKNGCIMTYMYPTYIPISVTDDATPGRYGLYLYHEGWRKIDFKEHLNKLSGVPVLFIPGNAGSYKQVRSVAAESDRAYQGGPFERTFYQEASLFRGGGADTESVDYDLPSQYSNRLDWFAVDLEGEHSAMDGRILEEHTEYVVYAIHRILDQYKESHDTREREGAAVSSNLPDNVILVGHSMGGFVARAAAVHPRLRKSAVQTILTLSSPHQSPPLGLQPSLGHYFAQVNHEWKKGYEVQTSPGGSYVSDPLLSGVVVVSIAGGYNDYQVRSKLESLDGIVPSSHGFMISSTSMKNVWLSMEHQAILWCNQLVVQVSHTLLSLVDSKTSQPFSDTEKRLWVLTRMLQSALAQSFNGMTPMKVSHELAMVASKGSESQLSTCPLDWKDDALDRDLYIQTSTVTILAMDGRRRWLDIELLGSNGKNHFIFVTNLAPCSGVRLHLWPEKEKSNSNLPVCERVVEVTSKMVLIPAGPAPKQSEPGSQTEQAPPSAVLKLGPEEMRGFRFLTISVAPREAISGKPPVAVSMAVGQFFNPEEGAVEVSSQSMLLSTYWAKEIFLKEDHPLAYNLSFATSLGLLPTTLSLKTAGCGINTFGLPDGETGDLDKDKLCKLRCFPPVALAWDSASGLHVFANIYSETIVIDSSPALWSSQSSEKTTVMLLVDPHCSYTASVHVSAPAMSSRFVLLYGPQIVGFSFAVTVFALMRQANQWDNKLSVPPLLSAVEYNLEMPSPFLLLAALPLIISLFYSFLMAQPFPPLTSFTVVSLICFLMANAFISLLIIVSRFAFQASALVHTTVKSRCQALERNYSLAFLHWFSIISSSFVCLKQAVRILKLNTTIVMTLVAVTLVSFLHPALGLFVLLASHVLCCHNSMCCIVMASRRKESVNQKNEDERKTRHPSSREDPVSGDLSEKSFIETQADIFNHRHGLLILHLLAALMFVPSLAAWFQRIGTGQSFPWFADSALCVGVIFHGILNSRPESSSLRSFPFLSGHQLGPHHIYLLAGYYCFFSGLELAPYKVFYAIAALGYISLALKISQVNKNDLRFRTKSRIHRN